In Actinobacillus indolicus, a single genomic region encodes these proteins:
- the holA gene encoding DNA polymerase III subunit delta, which yields MQRIFSEGLEPALNKGLKPFYLLTGQDLLLIDESKDKIVQTARLHDFDEKQEFTITNDTQWDTLFGLVQSNGLFFNSQILILNLPENLTIAQQKQLSELLALSHTDLIFVLHQPKLTKAMEKQDWFTQLENALLVNCQTPDISKLPIWLQHRAKAMQLQLDPEAIQLLCYSYEGNLLALKQALQMLQLRFAEQKIGLNRAKEVIEQSAQFTPFQWVDALLEGKINRASRVLNHLQNEEVQPVVLLRIVQKELLLLLEMTRSPQPLLNSHQPLYSSNLRAEFDRLKVWQNRRGFYQAAVQRLTYRKLYQLIQSLAELEKQVKQEFSDDIWQEIERFGLKFR from the coding sequence ATGCAACGTATTTTCTCAGAAGGATTAGAACCTGCTCTCAATAAAGGCTTAAAGCCATTTTATTTATTGACTGGGCAGGATCTTTTATTGATTGATGAATCTAAAGATAAAATCGTGCAAACCGCTCGTTTACACGATTTTGATGAAAAGCAAGAATTTACCATTACCAATGATACCCAATGGGATACGTTGTTTGGCCTTGTTCAGTCCAACGGTCTGTTTTTTAACAGTCAAATTCTGATTCTTAATCTCCCTGAAAACCTAACAATTGCACAGCAAAAACAGTTGTCTGAACTATTGGCTCTTTCTCATACTGATTTGATCTTTGTTCTGCATCAACCAAAGTTAACTAAAGCGATGGAGAAGCAAGATTGGTTTACTCAGCTTGAGAATGCTCTACTAGTAAATTGCCAGACACCTGACATCAGCAAATTGCCTATTTGGTTACAACACCGAGCTAAAGCAATGCAATTACAGCTCGATCCTGAAGCAATTCAATTACTTTGTTATAGTTACGAAGGCAATCTACTTGCCCTAAAACAAGCATTGCAGATGCTACAACTTCGCTTTGCTGAACAAAAGATTGGATTAAACCGAGCAAAAGAAGTGATCGAACAATCGGCACAATTCACCCCATTCCAATGGGTTGATGCCTTATTAGAAGGCAAAATCAATCGTGCATCACGTGTACTGAATCATCTGCAAAACGAAGAAGTTCAACCCGTGGTCCTATTACGTATCGTACAAAAAGAACTACTCTTATTGCTTGAAATGACACGTTCACCACAGCCGCTCCTTAATAGTCACCAACCTTTATATAGCAGTAATTTACGAGCCGAATTTGACCGTTTGAAAGTATGGCAAAACCGCCGTGGGTTTTATCAAGCTGCAGTACAACGTTTAACTTACCGTAAACTCTATCAACTCATTCAATCCCTTGCTGAATTGGAAAAACAGGTAAAACAAGAATTTAGTGATGATATTTGGCAAGAGATCGAACGCTTCGGGCTTAAATTTAGATGA